GTACAGTTAAGACatagtttaatttgattttatcaaCATCTTGAGCCAATCCTTCATTAGCTGATGCTGCTGATTGAGCTGTGGCAGCTAATCCTCCAGGGGTTACAATGCAAGAACCGGTGGCTCTAGCTTCAGCCGCTTGTATTGCGGCTGCATCGCTCTGTTCCACCGGTTTCTCCCCTGCTGTAAGGGCTGTTGCTGCCAAAGCTTCTCCTATTGTTATAGGCGCTTCCTCCACATCTCCCTctgttgctgctgctgctgttACTGGAAGAGGCTCAACATATCGCCCCAATACCTACAATTATCATTTAATTGTCTCACTTGACATCTACGTTGCACAcatagacacttaaatttgtataaaattgataaGCGTCTTAAAGTCACCTGTCCGGCAACTGATTCGGTAATTATACGTCTACCGGGGAGTTTGGTTTCAGCAACAGTAACACCTTCATCACCAGCAAGTTGAGTGGTATCTTCATGACTAGCATGTCCACTTCTTTCGTTTTTGGCAGCAGCAGCCTGCATTACAGAGGCAGGACCACCCTTTTGGTTTTTCCCAAATACCATGGCTTCAGCACTTTGCATCATGGCTGCATCTTGTGGTGCAATTGGTTGATCAGCTAACTCACCTTTTACATTAAAAAAGTCGCCGTATTTTAGGGGCTGCTCTGTTTCAGGCCTTTGAGGTTGTTGTTGgctcatttttttcttgttatatatatatgtatgtatgctTTACAAAAAAAGGGTTATATATTTCGATTATTTTCTTCTAGGAAAGTTGTTTTCGTGTTGGAGATGCTCGAGGGGCGACACGTG
This genomic window from Solanum stenotomum isolate F172 unplaced genomic scaffold, ASM1918654v1 scaffold3043, whole genome shotgun sequence contains:
- the LOC125851903 gene encoding late embryogenesis abundant protein D-34-like; this translates as MSQQQPQRPETEQPLKYGDFFNVKGELADQPIAPQDAAMMQSAEAMVFGKNQKGGPASVMQAAAAKNERSGHASHEDTTQLAGDEGVTVAETKLPGRRIITESVAGQVLGRYVEPLPVTAAAATEGDVEEAPITIGEALAATALTAGEKPVEQSDAAAIQAAEARATGSCIVTPGGLAATAQSAASANEGLAQDVDKIKLNYVLTGAAAKLPADKAATRQDAQGVMEAELRNNPSLTAYPGGVAASVAAAARLNERSS